The following coding sequences are from one Humulus lupulus chromosome X, drHumLupu1.1, whole genome shotgun sequence window:
- the LOC133806625 gene encoding uncharacterized protein LOC133806625 has product MTVTKYVLKFDRLAKFASSLVPTNVARKERFVRGLNPMIAWDARITSVPGVTTYAQVVEKALIVEGAEDKIWHESIARRDARRVVPPFMDLVTFLGHIVRKDGIMVDPTKIETVRDWPRPRSASEIKSFLGLAGYYRHFLEGFSKIVTPLTKLTHKNLKFVSSDRCKNNF; this is encoded by the exons ATGACTGTGACTAAGTATgtcctgaagtttgataggttggctaaGTTTGCATCTAGCTTGGTGCCAACCAATGTTGCTAGGAAAGAGAGGTTCGTTCGGGGACTGAACCCCATGATAGCATGGGATGCTAGGATTACCTCAGTGCCTGGAGTcactacatatgctcaggtagttgagaaggcccttaTTGTTGAAGGTGCAGAGGACAAGATTTGGCACGAAAGCATTGCTAGGCGTGATGCTCGAAGAGTGGTACCTCCATTTatggatctg GTGACatttcttggtcacattgtccgtaaggatggaattatggtggatccgaCCAAGATTGAGActgtgagagattggccaaggccaaggagtgccTCAGAGATTAAGAGTTTCCTGGGTTTAGCAGGATACTATCGACATTTtttggaaggattctcaaagattgtaACACCATTAACCAAGTTGACAcacaagaacttgaagtttgtttCGTCTGATAgatgcaagaacaacttctag